From Candidatus Kryptonium sp., the proteins below share one genomic window:
- the pstB gene encoding phosphate ABC transporter ATP-binding protein PstB: MLDVVLRTENLTASYDEHVVVKNVNLSIVRNSITAIMGPSGCGKTTLIRCFNRMHELSPKAKVEGKVYLIETDGYKREEIDIYSVDPMFVRRKIGMVFQKPNPFPTMTIYENVIAGYILNGIKLKKSESDEIVEETLKKVSLWDEVKDRLNKKGTFLSGGQQQRLCIARALAMKPDVILLDEPTSALDPVATMKIEELIEQLKDTVTIVIVTHNVGQAGRISDYVAFMYLGELIEYGPTDVIFTRPSHQKTEEFLSGKIG, encoded by the coding sequence ATGCTTGATGTAGTTTTGCGAACAGAAAATTTAACCGCTTCTTACGATGAACATGTCGTGGTTAAAAATGTTAATCTTTCAATAGTTAGAAATAGCATAACGGCTATAATGGGTCCTTCGGGTTGCGGGAAGACGACACTTATTCGTTGCTTCAATAGAATGCATGAGTTATCACCAAAAGCGAAAGTTGAAGGGAAAGTTTATCTAATTGAAACTGATGGTTATAAAAGGGAGGAAATTGACATATATTCTGTTGATCCAATGTTTGTCAGAAGAAAAATTGGAATGGTATTTCAGAAGCCAAATCCATTTCCAACTATGACGATTTATGAGAATGTAATAGCTGGTTATATTCTCAATGGTATCAAGCTCAAAAAAAGTGAATCCGATGAAATAGTTGAAGAAACGCTTAAAAAAGTTTCACTTTGGGATGAGGTAAAGGATCGCCTTAACAAAAAGGGCACATTTTTATCAGGAGGTCAGCAACAACGTCTTTGTATCGCAAGAGCACTTGCAATGAAACCAGATGTTATTCTCCTTGATGAACCAACATCAGCACTTGATCCAGTTGCAACAATGAAGATTGAAGAACTAATTGAACAATTAAAGGATACAGTAACGATAGTTATCGTAACACATAATGTCGGACAAGCTGGAAGGATCTCCGACTATGTTGCATTTATGTATCTGGGTGAGTTAATTGAATACGGACCAACAGATGTGATATTTACAAGACCATCGCATCAAAAAACTGAAGAATTTTTATCTGGTAAAATCGGTTAA
- the phoU gene encoding phosphate signaling complex protein PhoU, whose amino-acid sequence MFYEKLNKLKEKIIEQGNLVESMIEKSIRGLLNKDKQVLLEVIQVDEPRSNENEIEIDEMCINLIARFQPEARDLRTVIMILKMNNDLERIGDMAENIAGSALFLIERPQLKPLIDLPKMAEETIKMLKDSIDAFIKSDSKLAKNVCERDDIIDTYRDRILRELIVYMASDPTTIERAIHIERISRNLERIADLATNIGEDVVYIVEGKVIKHGRYKEEKSEEA is encoded by the coding sequence ATGTTCTACGAAAAATTAAACAAGCTGAAAGAAAAAATAATTGAACAAGGAAATTTAGTTGAAAGCATGATTGAAAAAAGCATCCGCGGTCTTTTAAATAAAGACAAGCAGGTTCTCCTTGAGGTTATCCAAGTTGATGAGCCGAGATCAAATGAAAATGAGATTGAAATAGATGAAATGTGTATTAATTTGATTGCAAGGTTTCAACCAGAAGCTCGCGATCTGCGAACTGTTATAATGATCCTAAAGATGAACAATGATCTTGAGAGGATTGGGGATATGGCTGAAAATATCGCAGGAAGTGCGTTGTTTTTAATTGAAAGACCACAACTTAAACCGTTGATTGATTTGCCAAAGATGGCTGAGGAAACAATTAAAATGCTCAAGGATAGTATTGATGCTTTCATAAAAAGCGATTCAAAACTTGCGAAAAATGTTTGTGAAAGAGATGATATAATTGATACTTATAGAGACCGCATCTTGCGAGAGTTAATTGTGTATATGGCTTCAGATCCAACTACAATTGAAAGAGCTATTCACATTGAAAGAATATCAAGAAACCTTGAGAGAATCGCAGACCTTGCAACAAACATCGGTGAAGATGTTGTCTATATTGTTGAGGGGAAGGTAATAAAACACGGCAGATATAAAGAAGAAAAAAGCGAAGAAGCATAA
- a CDS encoding peroxiredoxin, with amino-acid sequence MIKVGEQAPDFVLKGHDDKEYKLSDFKGKNVVLVFYPLDFSPVCTNEHACFVDALKVFENLNAQIFGISVDSTWTHKAFAEKMGIKYPLLADFHPKGEVGKKYGVYLDDKGIHNRVTVVVDKEGIVRYVEEHGIPNVPDVNKIAKVLEELK; translated from the coding sequence ATGATTAAAGTTGGTGAGCAAGCACCAGATTTTGTCCTTAAAGGGCATGATGATAAAGAATATAAACTCAGTGATTTTAAAGGTAAAAATGTTGTCCTCGTTTTTTATCCGCTTGATTTCAGTCCAGTTTGCACGAATGAGCATGCCTGTTTCGTTGATGCTTTGAAAGTTTTTGAAAATTTAAATGCTCAAATTTTCGGAATAAGTGTTGACAGCACTTGGACACATAAGGCATTTGCTGAGAAAATGGGAATAAAATATCCACTTCTCGCAGATTTTCATCCAAAGGGAGAAGTTGGGAAGAAATATGGTGTTTATCTTGATGATAAAGGGATACATAATCGTGTAACTGTCGTCGTTGATAAAGAAGGTATCGTTAGATATGTTGAGGAACATGGAATTCCGAATGTCCCAGATGTTAATAAAATTGCAAAGGT